One part of the Vitis riparia cultivar Riparia Gloire de Montpellier isolate 1030 chromosome 15, EGFV_Vit.rip_1.0, whole genome shotgun sequence genome encodes these proteins:
- the LOC117932332 gene encoding O-acyltransferase WSD1-like — MEPVGDLDSRQQALKPIQTKRSAGREVEGDGEKPEDIEEEEEPLSPAARIFHEPCFNVYVIAIVGCKTRINVDVVKANLGHTLLKHPRFSSLQVKDMKKDGDMKWVRTKVDLDKHVIVPRLHNTIDSPDKTVEDYISNLSKTSIDFSKPLWELHILNLKTSDAESIAVFRIHHSLGDGMSLMSLVLACTRQISNPEALPTLPVKKSSNPDPVNSGGIWWTIQLVWNTIVDVLMFVATALFLKDTVTPLSGGQKKGDGLGSRRFVYRTVSLDDIKLIKNGMKTTINDVVMGVSLAGLSRYLNRRYGEAKEDKGATEKKNNLPKNIRLRATLLMNIRPSPGIHALADMMEKGSKAKWGNWIGSVLLPFVIALRDDPLDYVRQAKAIIDRKKHSREAIFTFFIIKMVLKLFGIKAAAFLYHRVPNHTTMCFSNIVGPVEEIGFYGHPMVFLAPSVYGQPHGLMIHFQSYINKMTLVLSVKEEIVPDPHQLCNDLEESLKLIKDAVIAKGLVK; from the exons ATGGAGCCTGTAGGTGATCTGGATTCAAGACAGCAGGCTCTCAAGCCTATTCAAACAAAGAGATCAGCAGGAAGAGAAGTAGAAGGAGATGGCGAAAAACCCGAGGATatcgaagaagaagaagaacctcTGAGTCCAGCTGCTCGAATATTTCATGAACCTTGCTTCAATGTCTATGTCATAGCCATTGTTGGGTGCAAAACCAGAATCAATGTTGATGTTGTTAAAGCCAATTTGGGGCACACTCTCCTTAAGCACCCTCGTTTCTCTAGCTTGCag GTGAAGGATATGAAAAAAGATGGAGACATGAAATGGGTTCGAACAAAGGTGGACTTGGACAAGCACGTTATAGTACCAAGACTCCACAACACCATTGATTCACCGGACAAGACGGTGGAAGACTATATTTCAAATCTCAGCAAAACCTCCATAGACTTCTCTAAGCCTCTCTGGGAGCTCCATATTCTCAACCTCAAGACCTCGGATGCCGAGTCCATCGCCGTTTTTCGAATCCACCACTCCCTCGGCGACGGCATGTCCCTCATGTCTCTTGTCCTCGCTTGTACTCGTCAAATCTCCAACCCGGAGGCTCTCCCAACTTTGCCGGTGAAGAAGAGTTCGAATCCTGATCCGGTAAACTCCGGTGGGATTTGGTGGACAATTCAGTTGGTTTGGAATACCATTGTGGATGTTTTGATGTTTGTGGCCACCGCGCTCTTCTTGAAGGACACAGTGACGCCGCTCAGCGGTGGCCAGAAAAAAGGAGATGGGCTTGGGTCCAGAAGGTTTGTTTATCGGACCGTTAGTCTTGATGATATTAAACTGATCAAGAATGGGATGAAAACC ACTATTAACGATGTTGTAATGGGAGTGTCACTTGCTGGTCTTTCTCGATATCTCAATAGAAGATATG GTGAGGCCAAGGAAGATAAAGGAGCCAccgaaaagaaaaataatcttCCTAAGAATATCCGCCTTAGGGCAACTCTTCTCATGAATATAAGACCATCACCTGGGATTCAT GCTTTAGCTGACATGATGGAGAAGGGGTCGAAAGCGAAGTGGGGAAATTGGATTGGATCTGTGCTTCTCCCTTTTGTTATTGCCTTACGCGATGATCCTTTAGACTATGTTCGTCAAGCTAAAGCCATAATCGATCGAAAGAAGCATTCTCGTGAAGCTATATTcacttttttcattattaagaTGGTTCTCAAATTATTTGGCATTAAG GCTGCAGCATTTTTATACCATAGAGTTCCGAATCACACAACAATGTGCTTCTCAAATATTGTTGGACCTGTAGAAGAAATCGGGTTTTATGGTCATCCAATGGTTTTCCTTGCTCCTAGTGTTTATGGCCAACCCCAT GGATTGATGATTCATTTCCAAAGTTACATCAATAAAATGACACTTGTTCTTTCGGTTAAAGAAGAAATTGTTCCTGATCCTCACCAGCTATGCAATGATCTTGAAGAGTCACTCAAACTCATCAAGGATGCTGTTATAGCAAAAGGGCTTGTCAAATAA
- the LOC117932330 gene encoding O-acyltransferase WSD1-like isoform X1, translated as MESVNDLDSKQQALKPIRTKIAGGEEESGKKPYDIEEEEEEPLSPAARIFHEPNFNVYIIAIMGWKTKMDIQVVKAHFLRTLLKHPRFSSLQVKDDDKGGAMRWVRTKVDLDKHIIMPDLDQKTESADKLVEDYISDLSKTSMDLSNPLWEFHILNIKTSDAESLGVFRIHHSLGDGVSLMSLVLACTRQVSDSEALPTLPVQKSSNPNPVKSGGVWSLIKMVWYTFVDVLMFIATALFLKDTVTPLTRHRKKGVGSESRRFAYRTVSFDDIKLVKNAMNTTINDVVMGVSLAGLSQYLNRRYGEAKGEAVATQKKNNIPENIRLRATLLVNIRPSPGIHALADMMEKGTKAKWGNCIGSVLLPFAIAIRDDPLDYVRQAKATIDRKKQSQEAGYTFLIVKLVLKLFGIKAAAFLFHRVPNHTTLCFSNIVGPIEEIGFYGHPLAFIAPSCYGQPHGLMVHFQSYTNKMTFILSVDEATIPDPHQLCDDIEESLKLMKDAVIARGIVKENLIK; from the exons ATGGAGTCCGTAAATGATCTGGATTCAAAGCAGCAAGCTCTCAAGCCTATTCGAACGAAGATAgcaggaggagaagaagaatctGGGAAAAAACCCTACGATAtcgaggaggaggaagaagagccATTGAGTCCAGCAGCTCGAATTTTCCATGAACCAAACTTCAATGTCTACATCATTGCCATCATGGGATGGAAAACCAAGATGGATATACAGGTTGTTAAAGCCCATTTCCTGCGCACACTGCTTAAGCACCCCCGTTTCTCAAGCTTGCAG GTCAAGGACGATGACAAAGGTGGAGCAATGAGATGGGTTCGAACTAAAGTTGATCTAGACAAGCACATTATCATGCCCGACCTCGATCAGAAGACGGAGTCAGCGGACAAGTTGGTGGAAGACTACATCTCCGACCTCAGCAAAACCTCCATGGACCTCTCCAATCCTCTATGGGAGTTCCATATTCTCAACATCAAGACCTCCGACGCGGAGTCCTTGGGAGTTTTCCGAATCCACCACTCCCTCGGCGATGGCGTGTCGCTCATGTCCCTTGTCCTCGCTTGCACCCGCCAAGTCTCCGACTCGGAGGCCCTCCCAACGCTGCCGGTGCAGAAGAGTTCGAATCCTAATCCAGTCAAGTCTGGTGGGGTTTGGTCGCTTATAAAGATGGTTTGGTATACTTTTGTGGATGTTTTGATGTTTATTGCGACGGCGCTGTTCTTGAAGGATACTGTGACGCCCCTCACCCGCCACCGGAAAAAAGGTGTTGGGTCAGAGTCGAGGCGGTTTGCTTACCGGACGGTGAGTTTTGATGACATCAAGCTGGTGAAGAATGCCATGAACACT ACTATCAACGATGTGGTCATGGGGGTGTCACTGGCTGGTCTTTCTCAATATCTCAATAGAAGATATG GTGAGGCTAAGGGAGAGGCAGTAGCTACgcagaagaaaaataatattccTGAGAACATTCGCCTCAGGGCCACTCTTCTGGTTAATATAAGACCTTCCCCAGGGATTCAT GCTTTAGCTGATATGATGGAGAAGGGAACCAAAGCAAAATGGGGTAACTGTATTGGATCTGTGCTTCTCCCCTTTGCTATTGCGATACGAGATGACCCGTTAGACTATGTTCGCCAAGCTAAGGCTACCATTGACAGAAAGAAGCAGTCTCAAGAAGCTGGATACACATTTCTCATTGTTAAGTTAGTCCTCAAGTTATTTGGAATTAAG GCGGCAGCATTTCTATTCCATAGAGTTCCAAATCACACCACACTGTGCTTCTCAAACATAGTTGGACCTATAGAAGAAATCGGTTTTTATGGTCATCCATTGGCTTTCATTGCTCCAAGTTGCTATGGGCAACCCCAT GGATTGATGGTTCACTTTCAAAGTTACACgaataaaatgacatttattcTATCGGTTGATGAAGCGACCATTCCTGACCCTCACCAGCTATGTGATGATATTGAAGAATCACTCAAGCTCATGAAGGATGCTGTTATAGCAAGAGGGATTGTTAAGGAAAATCTCATTAAATAA
- the LOC117932330 gene encoding O-acyltransferase WSD1-like isoform X2: MESVNDLDSKQQALKPIRTKIAGGEEESGKKPYDIEEEEEEPLSPAARIFHEPNFNVYIIAIMGWKTKMDIQVVKAHFLRTLLKHPRFSSLQVKDDDKGGAMRWVRTKVDLDKHIIMPDLDQKTESADKLVEDYISDLSKTSMDLSNPLWEFHILNIKTSDAESLGVFRIHHSLGDGVSLMSLVLACTRQVSDSEALPTLPVQKSSNPNPVKSGGVWSLIKMVWYTFVDVLMFIATALFLKDTVTPLTRHRKKGVGSESRRFAYRTVSFDDIKLVKNAMNTTINDVVMGVSLAGLSQYLNRRYGEAKGEAVATQKKNNIPENIRLRATLLVNIRPSPGIHAAAFLFHRVPNHTTLCFSNIVGPIEEIGFYGHPLAFIAPSCYGQPHGLMVHFQSYTNKMTFILSVDEATIPDPHQLCDDIEESLKLMKDAVIARGIVKENLIK, translated from the exons ATGGAGTCCGTAAATGATCTGGATTCAAAGCAGCAAGCTCTCAAGCCTATTCGAACGAAGATAgcaggaggagaagaagaatctGGGAAAAAACCCTACGATAtcgaggaggaggaagaagagccATTGAGTCCAGCAGCTCGAATTTTCCATGAACCAAACTTCAATGTCTACATCATTGCCATCATGGGATGGAAAACCAAGATGGATATACAGGTTGTTAAAGCCCATTTCCTGCGCACACTGCTTAAGCACCCCCGTTTCTCAAGCTTGCAG GTCAAGGACGATGACAAAGGTGGAGCAATGAGATGGGTTCGAACTAAAGTTGATCTAGACAAGCACATTATCATGCCCGACCTCGATCAGAAGACGGAGTCAGCGGACAAGTTGGTGGAAGACTACATCTCCGACCTCAGCAAAACCTCCATGGACCTCTCCAATCCTCTATGGGAGTTCCATATTCTCAACATCAAGACCTCCGACGCGGAGTCCTTGGGAGTTTTCCGAATCCACCACTCCCTCGGCGATGGCGTGTCGCTCATGTCCCTTGTCCTCGCTTGCACCCGCCAAGTCTCCGACTCGGAGGCCCTCCCAACGCTGCCGGTGCAGAAGAGTTCGAATCCTAATCCAGTCAAGTCTGGTGGGGTTTGGTCGCTTATAAAGATGGTTTGGTATACTTTTGTGGATGTTTTGATGTTTATTGCGACGGCGCTGTTCTTGAAGGATACTGTGACGCCCCTCACCCGCCACCGGAAAAAAGGTGTTGGGTCAGAGTCGAGGCGGTTTGCTTACCGGACGGTGAGTTTTGATGACATCAAGCTGGTGAAGAATGCCATGAACACT ACTATCAACGATGTGGTCATGGGGGTGTCACTGGCTGGTCTTTCTCAATATCTCAATAGAAGATATG GTGAGGCTAAGGGAGAGGCAGTAGCTACgcagaagaaaaataatattccTGAGAACATTCGCCTCAGGGCCACTCTTCTGGTTAATATAAGACCTTCCCCAGGGATTCAT GCGGCAGCATTTCTATTCCATAGAGTTCCAAATCACACCACACTGTGCTTCTCAAACATAGTTGGACCTATAGAAGAAATCGGTTTTTATGGTCATCCATTGGCTTTCATTGCTCCAAGTTGCTATGGGCAACCCCAT GGATTGATGGTTCACTTTCAAAGTTACACgaataaaatgacatttattcTATCGGTTGATGAAGCGACCATTCCTGACCCTCACCAGCTATGTGATGATATTGAAGAATCACTCAAGCTCATGAAGGATGCTGTTATAGCAAGAGGGATTGTTAAGGAAAATCTCATTAAATAA
- the LOC117932329 gene encoding O-acyltransferase WSD1-like isoform X2, with protein sequence MESVNDLDSKQQALKPIRTKIAAGEEESGKKPYDIEEEEEEPLSPAARIFHEPNFNVYIIAIMGWKTKMDLQVVKAQFPRTLLKHPRFSSLQVKDDDKGGAMRWVRTKVDLDKHIIMPDLDQKTESADKLVEDYISDLSKTSMDLSKPLWEFHILNIKTSDAESLGVFRIHHSLGDGVSLMSLVLACTRQVSDSEALPTLPVQKSSNPNPVKSGGVWSLIKMVWYTFVDVLMFIATALFLKDTVTPLTRHRKKGVGSESRRFAYRTVSFDDIKLVKNAMNTTINDVVMGVSLAGLSQYLNRRYGEAKGEAIATQKKNNIPENIRLRATLLVNIRPSPGIHAAAFLFHRVPNHTTLCFSNIVGPIEEIGFYGHPLAFIAPSCYGQPHGLMVHFQSYTNKMTFILSVDEATIPDPHQLCDDIEESLKLMKDAVIARGIVKENLIK encoded by the exons ATGGAGTCCGTAAATGATCTGGATTCAAAGCAGCAAGCTCTCAAGCCTATTCGAACGAAGATAGCAGCAGGAGAAGAAGAATCTGGGAAAAAACCCTACGATAtcgaggaggaggaagaagagccATTGAGTCCAGCAGCTCGAATTTTCCATGAACCAAACTTCAATGTCTACATCATAGCCATCATGGGATGGAAAACCAAGATGGATTTACAGGTTGTTAAAGCCCAATTCCCACGCACACTGCTTAAGCACCCCCGTTTCTCAAGCTTGCAG GTTAAGGACGATGACAAAGGTGGAGCAATGAGATGGGTTCGAACTAAAGTTGATCTAGACAAGCACATTATCATGCCCGACCTGGATCAGAAGACGGAGTCAGCGGACAAGTTGGTGGAAGACTACATCTCCGACCTCAGCAAAACCTCCATGGACCTCTCCAAGCCTTTATGGGAGTTCCACATTCTCAACATTAAGACCTCCGACGCGGAGTCCTTGGGAGTTTTCCGAATCCACCACTCCCTCGGCGATGGTGTGTCGCTCATGTCCCTTGTCCTCGCTTGCACCCGCCAAGTTTCCGACTCGGAGGCCCTCCCAACCCTGCCGGTGCAGAAGAGTTCGAATCCTAATCCAGTCAAGTCTGGTGGGGTTTGGTCGCTTATAAAGATGGTTTGGTATACTTTTGTGGATGTTTTGATGTTTATTGCGACGGCGCTGTTCTTGAAGGATACTGTGACGCCCCTCACCCGTCACCGGAAAAAAGGTGTTGGGTCAGAGTCGAGGAGGTTTGCTTACCGGACGGTGAGTTTTGATGACATCAAGCTGGTGAAGAATGCCATGAACACT ACTATCAACGATGTGGTCATGGGGGTGTCACTGGCTGGTCTTTCTCAATATCTCAACAGAAGATATG GTGAGGCTAAGGGAGAGGCAATAGCTAcacagaagaaaaataatattccTGAGAACATTCGCCTCAGGGCCACTCTTCTGGTTAATATAAGACCTTCCCCAGGGATTCAT GCGGCAGCATTTCTATTCCATAGAGTTCCAAATCACACCACACTGTGCTTCTCAAACATAGTTGGACCTATAGAAGAAATCGGTTTTTATGGTCATCCATTGGCTTTCATTGCTCCAAGTTGCTATGGGCAACCCCAT GGATTGATGGTTCACTTTCAAAGTTACACgaataaaatgacatttattcTATCGGTTGATGAAGCGACCATTCCTGACCCTCACCAGCTATGTGATGATATTGAAGAATCACTCAAGCTCATGAAGGATGCTGTTATAGCAAGAGGGATTGTTAAGGAAAATCTCATTAAATAA
- the LOC117932329 gene encoding O-acyltransferase WSD1-like isoform X1, with product MESVNDLDSKQQALKPIRTKIAAGEEESGKKPYDIEEEEEEPLSPAARIFHEPNFNVYIIAIMGWKTKMDLQVVKAQFPRTLLKHPRFSSLQVKDDDKGGAMRWVRTKVDLDKHIIMPDLDQKTESADKLVEDYISDLSKTSMDLSKPLWEFHILNIKTSDAESLGVFRIHHSLGDGVSLMSLVLACTRQVSDSEALPTLPVQKSSNPNPVKSGGVWSLIKMVWYTFVDVLMFIATALFLKDTVTPLTRHRKKGVGSESRRFAYRTVSFDDIKLVKNAMNTTINDVVMGVSLAGLSQYLNRRYGEAKGEAIATQKKNNIPENIRLRATLLVNIRPSPGIHALADMMEKGTKAKWGNCIGSVLLPFAIALRDDPLDYVRQAKATIDRKKQSQEAGYTFLIVKLVLKLFGIKAAAFLFHRVPNHTTLCFSNIVGPIEEIGFYGHPLAFIAPSCYGQPHGLMVHFQSYTNKMTFILSVDEATIPDPHQLCDDIEESLKLMKDAVIARGIVKENLIK from the exons ATGGAGTCCGTAAATGATCTGGATTCAAAGCAGCAAGCTCTCAAGCCTATTCGAACGAAGATAGCAGCAGGAGAAGAAGAATCTGGGAAAAAACCCTACGATAtcgaggaggaggaagaagagccATTGAGTCCAGCAGCTCGAATTTTCCATGAACCAAACTTCAATGTCTACATCATAGCCATCATGGGATGGAAAACCAAGATGGATTTACAGGTTGTTAAAGCCCAATTCCCACGCACACTGCTTAAGCACCCCCGTTTCTCAAGCTTGCAG GTTAAGGACGATGACAAAGGTGGAGCAATGAGATGGGTTCGAACTAAAGTTGATCTAGACAAGCACATTATCATGCCCGACCTGGATCAGAAGACGGAGTCAGCGGACAAGTTGGTGGAAGACTACATCTCCGACCTCAGCAAAACCTCCATGGACCTCTCCAAGCCTTTATGGGAGTTCCACATTCTCAACATTAAGACCTCCGACGCGGAGTCCTTGGGAGTTTTCCGAATCCACCACTCCCTCGGCGATGGTGTGTCGCTCATGTCCCTTGTCCTCGCTTGCACCCGCCAAGTTTCCGACTCGGAGGCCCTCCCAACCCTGCCGGTGCAGAAGAGTTCGAATCCTAATCCAGTCAAGTCTGGTGGGGTTTGGTCGCTTATAAAGATGGTTTGGTATACTTTTGTGGATGTTTTGATGTTTATTGCGACGGCGCTGTTCTTGAAGGATACTGTGACGCCCCTCACCCGTCACCGGAAAAAAGGTGTTGGGTCAGAGTCGAGGAGGTTTGCTTACCGGACGGTGAGTTTTGATGACATCAAGCTGGTGAAGAATGCCATGAACACT ACTATCAACGATGTGGTCATGGGGGTGTCACTGGCTGGTCTTTCTCAATATCTCAACAGAAGATATG GTGAGGCTAAGGGAGAGGCAATAGCTAcacagaagaaaaataatattccTGAGAACATTCGCCTCAGGGCCACTCTTCTGGTTAATATAAGACCTTCCCCAGGGATTCAT GCTTTAGCTGATATGATGGAGAAGGGAACCAAAGCAAAATGGGGTAACTGCATTGGATCTGTGCTTCTCCCCTTTGCTATTGCGTTACGAGATGACCCGTTAGACTATGTTCGCCAAGCTAAGGCTACCATTGACAGAAAGAAGCAGTCTCAAGAAGCTGGATACACATTTCTCATTGTTAAGTTAGTCCTCAAGTTATTTGGAATTAAG GCGGCAGCATTTCTATTCCATAGAGTTCCAAATCACACCACACTGTGCTTCTCAAACATAGTTGGACCTATAGAAGAAATCGGTTTTTATGGTCATCCATTGGCTTTCATTGCTCCAAGTTGCTATGGGCAACCCCAT GGATTGATGGTTCACTTTCAAAGTTACACgaataaaatgacatttattcTATCGGTTGATGAAGCGACCATTCCTGACCCTCACCAGCTATGTGATGATATTGAAGAATCACTCAAGCTCATGAAGGATGCTGTTATAGCAAGAGGGATTGTTAAGGAAAATCTCATTAAATAA